The following are encoded together in the Gilvimarinus sp. DA14 genome:
- a CDS encoding DUF1631 family protein: MSKEPDRRARAARLCQLLDCHACASEASAAELMAVPQAVLEADDSWQAYAALPLAPKAGLAGLHAAWFWAAMRSSVDCDPALMPRVQRLGAVLVAHVARDASLELSELRQRRRAWDSVFYHLQTWCESLWPQGGKFLQRLEALVASLEAGEDEEQALGLFNQACNKELDRAALLAERMQASELGRIRAAHAEHQVTELYNQTVAGRQLPESVLAFIQQQLTPALQYVLINDSDQSAVWSFWTRMLRLMVWTLNPDKSAEDRQAFFNKGPAMLSQLEQAEPPPSCSPAEYQGFVADISALIISLLKGLGVETATADARAVNSEAQALKQLQAAGQTHHFSTGDWLEFHGETTLRCQFLLQAPGTDQLLFVNRNGQKALQKSAAQMRACLDADIAREIAQIPVVSAAITAANGRLGQLEALYESRAIARAAAREAELERQQQLAAARAREAAARQEAQAKARAEAERLAAEAEAARLRRQQQQEAERQAAHEQKVRDDIDNLTLGTWADLPSKDGRSIRCKLAVSMRSTGKYIFVDRVGSKVAELHYDELLAMALAGKAVFYPPEQRFENRLETIVRGLRRTE, translated from the coding sequence ATGAGCAAAGAGCCAGACCGCAGAGCGCGCGCCGCGCGTCTTTGCCAACTGCTGGATTGTCACGCCTGCGCCAGCGAGGCGAGTGCGGCCGAGCTGATGGCTGTGCCACAGGCGGTGCTGGAGGCCGACGATAGCTGGCAAGCATACGCGGCTCTGCCCCTGGCCCCCAAGGCCGGGCTGGCGGGGCTGCATGCCGCCTGGTTTTGGGCCGCGATGCGCAGCAGTGTCGATTGCGACCCGGCGCTGATGCCTCGGGTGCAGCGCCTCGGCGCAGTGTTGGTCGCCCATGTCGCCCGCGACGCGAGTCTCGAGCTGAGCGAGCTGCGCCAGCGCAGACGGGCTTGGGACAGTGTCTTTTACCACTTGCAAACCTGGTGCGAGTCGCTCTGGCCTCAGGGGGGTAAGTTTCTCCAGCGTCTTGAGGCTTTAGTAGCATCACTGGAAGCTGGAGAAGACGAAGAGCAAGCGCTGGGCCTGTTTAATCAGGCCTGTAATAAAGAGCTGGATCGCGCTGCGCTTCTGGCCGAGCGTATGCAGGCTTCGGAGCTTGGGCGTATTCGCGCGGCCCACGCTGAGCACCAGGTGACCGAGCTATATAACCAAACGGTCGCCGGTCGCCAGCTGCCAGAATCTGTGCTCGCTTTTATTCAGCAGCAGCTTACCCCGGCGCTGCAGTACGTGCTGATTAATGATTCCGACCAGAGTGCCGTGTGGAGCTTTTGGACCCGCATGCTGCGACTGATGGTCTGGACACTGAACCCCGACAAGTCGGCCGAAGATCGCCAGGCCTTCTTTAATAAAGGCCCGGCGATGCTGTCGCAGTTGGAGCAGGCCGAGCCGCCTCCGTCCTGTTCACCTGCCGAGTATCAGGGTTTTGTTGCGGATATCTCGGCGTTAATCATCAGCTTACTCAAAGGGCTGGGTGTTGAAACTGCCACTGCTGATGCGCGTGCTGTTAACAGTGAAGCCCAGGCGTTAAAGCAATTGCAGGCGGCAGGACAGACCCACCACTTTAGTACCGGCGATTGGTTGGAGTTTCACGGCGAAACGACCCTGCGTTGTCAGTTTTTACTGCAGGCGCCGGGTACCGACCAACTGCTGTTTGTAAATCGCAATGGACAAAAAGCGCTGCAAAAATCCGCCGCGCAAATGCGTGCCTGCCTGGATGCGGACATAGCCCGAGAGATAGCGCAAATACCCGTGGTCTCGGCGGCGATTACAGCGGCCAATGGGCGCTTGGGCCAGTTGGAGGCGTTGTACGAGTCGCGCGCAATCGCTCGCGCCGCGGCCCGCGAGGCAGAGCTGGAGCGTCAGCAGCAGCTGGCCGCAGCCCGCGCCCGCGAAGCGGCTGCGCGCCAAGAGGCGCAGGCCAAGGCCCGCGCCGAGGCCGAGCGGTTAGCGGCCGAGGCCGAGGCGGCTCGGCTGCGTCGTCAGCAACAGCAAGAGGCGGAGCGCCAGGCTGCCCACGAACAGAAAGTGCGCGACGATATAGATAACCTTACCCTAGGTACCTGGGCAGATTTGCCGAGCAAAGATGGGCGCAGTATCCGCTGCAAGCTGGCGGTGAGTATGCGCTCTACCGGCAAATATATTTTTGTGGACCGGGTGGGCAGCAAAGTTGCCGAATTGCACTACGACGAGTTACTGGCAATGGCACTGGCTGGCAAGGCGGTGTTCTACCCGCCCGAGCAGCGTTTTGAAAA